The Paenibacillus sophorae genome has a segment encoding these proteins:
- a CDS encoding gluconate:H+ symporter has protein sequence MNSLFGLSHNATLLVWTLLVIVFLVTLIAKYKWNPFVTLLLSALSLGLLAGMEYQKLIKSITGGLGGTLGTIAIVIGLGTMLGKMMAESGGAERIATTLVDRFGEKRVHWAMMLVGFVVGIPVFFEVGLILLIPVVFMVARKTKMSLLQIGIPVLAGLSTVHGLVPPHPAPMIAIDAYGANLGKTILYAIIVGLPTAVIAGPLFGKFIGKRIQVQPPAELAEQFATKSVKVLPNFGITLVTILMPVILMLIGSIADILDPEAVHVFTPFAKFIGHEVIALLISAVFSFFSLGFARGFKKEEISRFTSECLAPTASIILIIGGGGAFKQVLIDSGVGGAIASLATQTHVNLIFFAWLVAALIRVATGSATVAMTTAAGIVAPVLAVSTGAPIELIVLATGAGSLILSHVNDAGFWMIKEFFGMSVVQTLKSWTVMETLLSVIGLIFILILSVFI, from the coding sequence ATGAACAGTTTGTTCGGACTTAGCCATAATGCGACACTGCTGGTATGGACACTGCTTGTTATTGTGTTTCTGGTTACATTGATTGCCAAATACAAATGGAATCCGTTCGTCACCCTGCTTCTTTCCGCGCTGTCTCTGGGTCTGCTTGCCGGTATGGAATATCAGAAGCTGATCAAATCAATTACCGGCGGTCTCGGCGGCACCCTTGGCACAATCGCCATAGTCATCGGCCTTGGGACCATGCTGGGGAAAATGATGGCCGAATCCGGCGGCGCCGAGCGCATCGCCACTACACTCGTGGACCGGTTCGGGGAAAAGCGGGTTCACTGGGCCATGATGCTCGTCGGCTTTGTCGTTGGGATTCCCGTATTCTTCGAAGTTGGCCTCATCCTGCTTATTCCGGTCGTCTTCATGGTCGCCCGTAAAACCAAAATGTCGCTGCTGCAAATCGGAATTCCGGTACTCGCCGGTCTTTCCACCGTACATGGTCTTGTGCCGCCGCATCCCGCGCCGATGATTGCCATTGACGCTTACGGCGCAAATTTGGGCAAAACGATTCTGTATGCCATCATCGTCGGTCTTCCAACTGCTGTGATCGCCGGACCGTTGTTCGGTAAATTTATCGGCAAACGCATTCAGGTGCAGCCGCCGGCAGAGTTGGCCGAACAGTTTGCCACCAAGAGCGTTAAGGTTCTCCCAAACTTTGGAATTACACTTGTGACGATTCTGATGCCCGTTATTCTGATGCTGATCGGCTCCATTGCCGACATTCTTGATCCGGAAGCGGTACATGTATTTACGCCATTCGCCAAATTCATCGGACATGAAGTCATTGCCCTGCTGATCTCGGCTGTCTTCTCCTTCTTCTCGCTCGGCTTTGCCCGCGGCTTTAAGAAAGAGGAAATCTCCCGCTTCACAAGTGAATGTCTCGCGCCAACCGCTTCGATTATCCTGATTATCGGCGGAGGCGGGGCATTCAAGCAGGTGCTGATCGACAGCGGCGTCGGCGGAGCTATCGCTTCGCTTGCAACGCAGACCCATGTGAATCTGATCTTCTTCGCCTGGCTTGTAGCCGCGTTAATCCGCGTCGCTACCGGCTCCGCAACCGTGGCGATGACGACGGCGGCCGGGATCGTCGCCCCGGTTCTTGCCGTAAGCACCGGCGCTCCCATTGAGCTTATCGTTCTGGCGACGGGAGCCGGCTCGCTTATCCTCTCGCATGTCAATGACGCCGGCTTCTGGATGATCAAGGAATTCTTCGGCATGTCTGTCGTCCAGACTTTGAAGAGCTGGACAGTTATGGAAACGCTCTTGTCTGTCATAGGCCTCATCTTTATCTTGATTTTGAGCGTCTTCATATAA
- a CDS encoding PucR family transcriptional regulator — MDTETLRQKLEQLTGNKTGIKQFGRQQSASLFGAGQEAQEQSVVYEGSLWVPLYESEGRVTALWIEKEGLSPLELQLAQFAAENYAAALKASGFKEEGETEARQLSAWLNTQLELEDGAGEIPDEIALKSRLFTDMIPFLLISENAHGSEIAYRSLLKLIRSYFDSSALLIPLQEKEWLILTRKELLTGTEDKEELEESDDEELLAQACMGLHELIASEWVGVFHVSVSSSIIPVKGLAGVIALLRETISLGRIFQVGEYIHLPWGLQLERLVNSIPDGRRRQLLGQFGDYTAVLAEKEMLLTLETFFQMDCNVSETAKKLYIHRNTLLYRLDKIKQETGADVRSFGDAAIMKLTMLLYKVTKRK, encoded by the coding sequence ATGGACACTGAAACGTTGCGGCAAAAATTAGAGCAGCTCACCGGTAACAAGACAGGAATCAAGCAGTTTGGGAGGCAGCAGTCGGCTTCCCTTTTTGGTGCTGGACAGGAAGCGCAAGAGCAGTCGGTAGTATATGAGGGGAGTCTTTGGGTTCCCCTATATGAAAGCGAAGGCAGGGTTACCGCCCTTTGGATTGAGAAGGAGGGGCTTTCCCCGTTAGAGCTGCAGCTAGCGCAGTTCGCCGCTGAGAACTATGCTGCCGCGCTGAAGGCTTCGGGCTTCAAGGAAGAAGGAGAAACGGAAGCGCGGCAGCTTAGCGCATGGTTGAACACTCAGCTTGAGCTCGAGGATGGCGCCGGCGAAATTCCCGATGAAATTGCTTTAAAGAGCCGTCTGTTTACCGACATGATTCCTTTCCTGCTGATCAGCGAAAATGCACATGGTTCCGAAATTGCTTACCGGTCGCTGCTGAAATTGATACGCAGTTATTTCGATAGTTCGGCGCTGCTTATCCCTTTGCAGGAAAAAGAATGGCTGATCCTGACCCGTAAAGAGCTGCTGACCGGAACGGAAGACAAGGAAGAGCTTGAGGAAAGCGATGACGAGGAGCTATTAGCGCAGGCCTGTATGGGGCTTCACGAATTGATCGCCTCTGAATGGGTCGGAGTATTTCATGTAAGCGTGTCCTCCTCAATCATTCCAGTCAAAGGCTTGGCGGGAGTGATCGCGCTGCTGAGGGAGACGATCAGCCTTGGGCGTATTTTTCAGGTGGGAGAATATATTCATTTGCCTTGGGGGCTTCAGCTGGAGCGGCTGGTCAACAGTATTCCCGACGGGCGGCGCCGGCAGCTGCTTGGACAGTTTGGTGACTATACGGCCGTGCTGGCCGAGAAGGAGATGCTGCTGACACTGGAAACTTTTTTTCAGATGGATTGCAATGTCAGTGAAACGGCGAAGAAATTATACATTCATCGTAACACCTTGCTCTATCGTTTGGACAAGATTAAGCAGGAGACGGGAGCGGATGTACGGAGCTTTGGAGACGCCGCGATTATGAAGCTCACTATGCTATTGTATAAAGTGACGAAAAGGAAATAA
- a CDS encoding GntR family transcriptional regulator: MQYPTAWLQGVSLGESIACRLRLQIIDEQLKAGEVLSENRIAEEFGTSRSPVREALKLLAAEGLIRLERMGAVIVGLNLENVKELYDVRYLIESFAQQRLAGSPQDALIQQLEQTIDRMKLAVKYNDYVEFAYQDFSFHETIVLQARHTRILHLWNSIRQIVMTVILVTTEQGFAEGEERMNWVADKHRSIVDGLRSQNAETIRQVVQNYFADSVLTLGHALP; encoded by the coding sequence ATGCAGTATCCTACCGCCTGGCTGCAGGGTGTCTCGCTTGGAGAGTCTATCGCCTGCAGGCTAAGGCTGCAAATTATAGATGAACAGCTGAAAGCCGGAGAGGTTCTTTCGGAGAACCGGATCGCCGAGGAATTCGGAACGAGCCGTTCCCCTGTCCGGGAAGCGCTTAAATTACTAGCCGCCGAAGGGTTGATCCGATTGGAACGGATGGGCGCCGTAATTGTCGGATTGAATCTAGAGAATGTAAAAGAGTTATACGACGTACGCTATCTTATTGAGAGCTTTGCCCAGCAGCGGCTTGCGGGAAGCCCGCAGGATGCGCTGATTCAGCAACTTGAGCAGACGATTGACAGGATGAAGCTGGCCGTCAAATATAACGACTACGTGGAATTTGCCTATCAGGATTTTTCTTTCCATGAGACGATTGTCCTTCAGGCCCGTCATACCCGGATTCTTCATTTATGGAACAGCATTCGCCAGATTGTCATGACCGTTATCCTGGTGACGACCGAACAGGGCTTCGCCGAAGGCGAGGAGCGAATGAATTGGGTCGCGGATAAACACCGGAGCATCGTTGACGGACTGCGGTCGCAGAATGCGGAAACGATCCGCCAGGTGGTTCAGAATTATTTTGCCGATTCGGTTCTGACGCTTGGGCACGCTCTTCCATAA
- a CDS encoding acyltransferase — translation MSRKVTSYPVEGHNSLWYIYRTVSPWKGVRNFIFIQIARYCPILPLKNWIYRRVLGMKVGKHTAFGLMAMVDVFFPELITVGENSVIGYNTTILAHEYLIKEYRLGEVVIGENVMIGANTTILPGVTIGDGAVVAAGSVVHKDVAAGMFVGGNPLRELKGSRCSETAEEQ, via the coding sequence GTGAGCAGAAAGGTGACCAGCTATCCGGTGGAAGGGCATAATTCGCTATGGTACATTTACCGGACGGTCAGCCCGTGGAAGGGTGTCAGAAATTTTATTTTTATTCAGATTGCCCGCTATTGTCCGATTCTTCCGCTTAAGAACTGGATCTACCGCCGTGTGCTCGGAATGAAGGTGGGCAAGCATACAGCCTTCGGGCTGATGGCTATGGTGGATGTTTTTTTTCCGGAACTGATTACCGTGGGTGAAAATTCTGTTATTGGCTACAATACGACCATTCTGGCGCATGAATATCTAATCAAAGAGTATCGTCTGGGCGAAGTCGTTATCGGCGAGAATGTGATGATTGGGGCCAATACGACGATTCTTCCTGGGGTAACGATCGGAGACGGGGCGGTTGTGGCCGCAGGCTCGGTCGTGCACAAGGATGTGGCGGCGGGAATGTTTGTGGGCGGAAATCCGCTTCGGGAGTTAAAGGGAAGCCGCTGTTCGGAGACGGCGGAGGAGCAGTAA
- a CDS encoding ABC transporter ATP-binding protein, with amino-acid sequence MAGVRLEHVFKKYPGSDKATVIDVNLDIKDKEFLVLVGPSGCGKSTTLRMIAGLEEISEGKLFIGERVVNDVAPKDRDIAMVFQSYALYPHMSVYQNMAFGLKLRKVKKDEIDRKVREAAKILDIEHLLERKPKALSGGQRQRVALGRAIVRDPQVFLMDEPLSNLDAKLRGQMRAEITKLVKRLETTCIYVTHDQTEAMTMGDRIVVMQDGIIQQAASPEELYNNPKNLFVAGFIGSPTMNFISGTLSEVSGSVRFIADNLDVEVPGGKAQLLRSKGYIGKEVVMGVRPEDIHEEPVFLEASPNTIFTALVDVTENLGHEMLLYLSGVGKDSVIARVDGRSTTREGSKAKLAIDMNKVHLFDKQSELNILLG; translated from the coding sequence ATGGCAGGCGTACGTTTAGAGCATGTATTCAAAAAATATCCGGGTTCCGATAAAGCAACGGTAATCGATGTCAATCTTGACATTAAAGATAAGGAGTTCCTCGTACTGGTTGGACCTTCCGGCTGCGGTAAATCCACCACTTTGCGGATGATCGCAGGATTGGAAGAAATCTCCGAAGGTAAGCTGTTCATCGGCGAACGCGTCGTCAACGACGTAGCTCCTAAGGACCGCGACATCGCGATGGTATTCCAATCCTACGCCCTGTATCCTCATATGAGTGTATACCAGAACATGGCGTTCGGTCTGAAGCTGCGCAAGGTGAAAAAAGACGAAATCGACAGAAAAGTGCGCGAAGCTGCCAAAATCCTCGATATCGAGCATCTGCTGGAACGTAAACCGAAGGCGCTTTCCGGCGGCCAACGTCAGCGTGTCGCTCTGGGCCGCGCGATCGTCCGTGATCCTCAAGTGTTCCTGATGGACGAACCGCTTTCCAACCTTGATGCTAAGCTGCGCGGACAGATGCGCGCCGAAATCACGAAGCTGGTTAAACGTCTTGAAACCACTTGCATCTACGTAACGCATGACCAAACTGAGGCTATGACGATGGGCGACCGTATTGTCGTTATGCAAGACGGCATCATCCAGCAAGCCGCTTCGCCTGAAGAATTGTACAACAATCCAAAGAACCTGTTCGTGGCCGGATTTATCGGCTCCCCGACAATGAATTTTATTTCAGGTACTTTGTCCGAAGTTAGCGGATCTGTCCGTTTCATCGCTGATAATTTGGACGTTGAAGTTCCGGGTGGCAAAGCTCAGCTGCTCCGCAGCAAAGGTTATATTGGCAAGGAAGTCGTCATGGGCGTTCGCCCGGAAGACATTCATGAAGAGCCGGTATTCCTTGAAGCATCGCCGAATACAATCTTTACCGCATTGGTAGACGTAACCGAGAACCTTGGTCATGAAATGCTGCTGTACCTGAGCGGTGTAGGCAAAGATTCCGTTATCGCCCGCGTGGACGGACGTTCGACAACCCGTGAAGGCAGCAAGGCGAAACTGGCTATCGACATGAACAAAGTGCATCTATTTGACAAACAATCCGAACTGAACATTCTGCTGGGATAA
- the hprK gene encoding HPr(Ser) kinase/phosphatase, with protein sequence MAKKVKVSELVQHFQLEVISGQEGLKRLITVDDLNRPGLEMAGYFEYYPEDRVQLLGKTELAFFSMLPAEERISRIRRICDEQTPCIVITRSLDIPQELIDVSNEKGLPVLRSSMATTIFSSRLTSFLEGRLAPTATIHGVLCDVYGVGMLITGSSGIGKSETALELVKRGHRLIADDAVEIRQTSDNQLHGTAPELIRHLLEIRGVGIINVMTLFGAGAIRNHKRITLVVRLEAWQQDKQYDRLGLDEETTRIIDTDVPLVTIPVRPGRNLAVIIEVAAMNYRLKQMGFNAALQFTHKLTATISEDMDDLD encoded by the coding sequence ATGGCCAAGAAGGTAAAAGTATCGGAATTGGTACAGCATTTCCAACTGGAAGTCATTTCCGGACAAGAAGGCCTGAAAAGGCTGATTACGGTCGATGACCTGAACCGCCCCGGCCTCGAGATGGCCGGATATTTCGAATATTATCCTGAAGACCGGGTACAACTGCTGGGTAAAACAGAGTTGGCCTTCTTCTCAATGCTCCCTGCCGAGGAACGCATCAGCCGGATTCGCAGGATTTGCGACGAACAGACTCCCTGCATTGTGATCACACGCAGTCTGGATATTCCTCAAGAGCTGATTGATGTTAGTAATGAAAAAGGACTTCCCGTGCTGCGCAGCTCGATGGCGACGACGATTTTTTCCAGCCGTTTGACTAGCTTTTTGGAAGGCAGACTGGCTCCGACAGCAACCATTCACGGGGTTCTGTGCGACGTATATGGCGTCGGCATGCTGATTACCGGCAGCAGCGGCATTGGCAAGAGCGAGACGGCCCTGGAACTGGTTAAGCGTGGACATCGGTTAATTGCCGACGATGCCGTGGAAATCCGGCAGACCTCGGACAACCAACTGCACGGGACCGCACCGGAACTGATTCGGCACCTGCTGGAAATTCGCGGGGTCGGCATTATTAATGTTATGACGCTGTTCGGCGCCGGAGCAATTCGCAACCACAAGCGGATTACGCTTGTTGTCCGGCTGGAAGCATGGCAGCAGGACAAGCAATATGACCGGCTTGGACTGGACGAGGAGACGACGCGCATTATCGACACCGATGTTCCGCTGGTGACCATTCCGGTTCGCCCGGGACGGAACCTTGCCGTTATCATCGAAGTAGCGGCGATGAATTACCGGTTGAAGCAGATGGGCTTCAATGCCGCGCTGCAATTCACCCACAAGCTTACGGCTACCATATCCGAAGACATGGATGATCTGGACTAG
- the ppaX gene encoding pyrophosphatase PpaX, with the protein MIECVLFDLDGTIVNTNELIISSFMYALQHHAQPAITREQMIPHMGTSLSDQLKAFTNLEDISALEASYRHYQVEHHDELIRSFPNVNEALEELRSRGIKLGVVTTKIRPTTIRALEMFDLQQYMDTVVTLNDVTKLKPDPEPVLTAVRNLGADPEKTLMVGDSGVDIQSAKAAGVLAAGVAWSLKGEATLRKYGPDYIIQDMTDLYEIVGGGTARP; encoded by the coding sequence ATGATTGAATGTGTTTTATTTGATTTGGACGGCACGATCGTCAATACGAATGAACTGATTATTAGCTCGTTTATGTACGCGCTGCAGCATCATGCGCAGCCTGCGATTACCAGGGAGCAGATGATCCCCCATATGGGAACCAGTCTCTCGGACCAGCTCAAGGCGTTTACCAATCTCGAAGATATCTCGGCTCTGGAGGCTTCCTACCGCCACTACCAAGTCGAGCATCATGACGAGCTGATTCGGTCTTTTCCGAACGTGAATGAAGCGCTGGAAGAGCTGCGCAGCCGCGGGATCAAGCTTGGGGTCGTAACGACCAAGATCCGGCCCACAACGATTCGGGCGCTGGAGATGTTCGATTTGCAGCAGTACATGGATACGGTTGTAACACTTAACGATGTCACTAAGCTCAAGCCCGACCCGGAGCCTGTGCTGACAGCGGTGCGCAATCTGGGCGCAGACCCGGAGAAGACGCTGATGGTTGGCGACAGCGGGGTTGATATCCAATCGGCCAAAGCTGCCGGTGTGCTGGCTGCCGGTGTAGCATGGTCCTTGAAGGGTGAAGCTACGCTTCGAAAATATGGGCCAGATTATATTATTCAGGATATGACTGACCTGTATGAAATTGTAGGCGGGGGAACAGCGAGACCGTGA
- the lgt gene encoding prolipoprotein diacylglyceryl transferase, whose protein sequence is MFPLALDPIAFSIGALRVHWYGLILGFGALVGLYLVIREGKRFGIPQEFFMDMLLLGVPSAIIGARIYFVAFKWDEYRNNLLDVFKIWNGGIAIYGALISAIICGIIYFRYKGYPFWRIADICAPSLLAGQMIGRWGNFVNQEAYGGPVHETFLRNNLHLPDFIVNQMYIEANQAYHHPTFLYESIWSLVGIVLLMVLRRQRFMRAGELFLSYFIWYSIGRFFIEGLRTDSLAFKGGSGLASFINGLWSPMKGLGFEQGYLDPNYGNIRISQLLSLLIIVAAVLLIIIRRTTGAAKDQYSDPIESSKTHAVDPVVTEQPGTPEQNAPVPPSDLNHPPLEENKKE, encoded by the coding sequence ATGTTTCCGTTGGCTTTAGATCCGATTGCCTTTTCAATCGGTGCTTTAAGAGTGCACTGGTATGGCCTGATTCTTGGATTCGGCGCTTTGGTGGGCCTGTATCTTGTGATCCGCGAAGGCAAACGATTTGGCATACCGCAGGAATTCTTTATGGATATGCTGCTGCTCGGTGTCCCTTCAGCGATTATCGGCGCGCGTATTTATTTTGTAGCTTTTAAGTGGGATGAATACAGAAATAATCTCCTGGATGTCTTCAAAATATGGAACGGCGGCATCGCTATCTATGGTGCGCTTATCAGTGCCATTATTTGCGGCATCATTTATTTCCGCTATAAAGGCTATCCTTTTTGGCGTATCGCCGATATCTGCGCTCCTTCACTGTTGGCAGGGCAAATGATCGGACGCTGGGGCAACTTTGTGAACCAGGAGGCCTATGGCGGCCCTGTTCATGAGACCTTTCTGCGGAACAATCTGCATCTGCCGGATTTTATTGTGAATCAGATGTACATAGAAGCGAATCAAGCCTATCATCACCCGACATTTTTATATGAGTCTATCTGGAGCTTGGTGGGCATTGTACTGCTTATGGTGCTTCGCAGACAGCGGTTTATGCGCGCCGGAGAATTATTTCTGTCGTATTTCATTTGGTATTCCATTGGACGTTTCTTTATTGAAGGGCTGCGTACGGATAGTTTAGCGTTCAAAGGGGGCAGCGGCCTTGCCTCGTTCATCAACGGTTTATGGAGCCCGATGAAGGGACTCGGCTTCGAGCAGGGTTACCTCGACCCGAATTATGGGAATATTCGCATATCCCAGCTGCTGTCGCTTCTAATTATCGTTGCTGCGGTGCTGCTCATTATTATCCGGCGGACGACAGGAGCGGCCAAAGACCAGTATTCGGACCCGATCGAGTCCTCCAAGACGCATGCCGTCGATCCTGTAGTAACGGAACAACCGGGTACCCCGGAGCAGAACGCCCCCGTTCCCCCATCTGATCTAAACCATCCGCCGTTGGAGGAAAATAAAAAGGAGTAG
- the gntK gene encoding gluconokinase — MSTQYMIGVDIGTTSTKSVLFAENGTILTKADHGYPLYTPSPSIAEQDPEEIFRSVMHTLSAVIRQSKVDAKDVLFVSFSTAMHSVIAVDKDGHPLTKCITWADNRSAEQTLRLKNELGGHELYLRTGTPIHPMSPITKLMWLREEQPELFERTHKFISIKEYIFLKLFGDYIVDHSIASSTGMMNLERLEWDKEALNIAGIDESRLSRLVPTTYTARGLLLEAAKEIGLLPDTPFVIGASDGVLSNLGVGAIEPGVVAATIGTSGAIRTLADRPIVDPKGRIFCYALTEKHWVIGGPVNNGGMLFRWVRDEFAASEVETAKRLGIDPYDVLTRIAEHVPAGSEGLLFHPYLTGERAPLWNSDARGSFFGLTMNHRKEHMIRSVLEGVIFNLYTVMLAVEEQMGRPQRIMATGGFARSALWRQMMADIFDQEVVVPESFESSCLGAAVLGLYATGRIDSLSAVFSMIGTTHRHLPNQTDASVYKQLLPIFISLFRSLESNYEAIAKFQREQAGE, encoded by the coding sequence ATGAGTACTCAATACATGATTGGTGTCGATATCGGGACTACGAGCACCAAGTCTGTGCTGTTCGCGGAGAACGGAACCATCCTAACCAAGGCGGATCACGGCTATCCGCTCTATACCCCCTCACCGTCCATCGCCGAGCAGGACCCTGAGGAAATCTTTCGGTCCGTCATGCATACCCTTTCGGCAGTTATCCGGCAGAGCAAGGTGGATGCCAAGGATGTCCTGTTTGTCTCATTCAGCACCGCTATGCACAGCGTCATTGCCGTCGACAAGGACGGACATCCGTTGACGAAATGCATTACATGGGCCGACAATCGCAGCGCCGAGCAGACGCTGCGATTGAAGAACGAGCTTGGCGGACATGAGCTTTATCTCCGCACAGGCACGCCGATTCACCCGATGTCGCCGATCACAAAGCTGATGTGGCTGCGCGAGGAGCAGCCCGAGCTGTTCGAAAGGACGCATAAATTCATCTCGATCAAGGAATATATCTTCTTAAAGCTGTTCGGGGATTATATCGTGGACCACTCCATCGCCTCTTCCACCGGCATGATGAATCTGGAACGGCTGGAATGGGATAAGGAAGCACTGAATATTGCCGGCATTGATGAAAGCCGCCTATCCCGCCTTGTGCCGACGACCTATACCGCACGTGGACTGCTGCTGGAAGCAGCCAAAGAAATCGGGCTCTTGCCGGATACTCCCTTTGTTATCGGCGCCAGCGACGGCGTTCTCTCCAATCTTGGTGTAGGCGCCATCGAACCGGGCGTCGTGGCCGCCACCATCGGCACGAGCGGAGCGATCCGCACACTGGCCGACCGGCCGATAGTCGATCCCAAAGGGCGGATCTTCTGTTACGCCCTGACCGAGAAGCACTGGGTTATCGGCGGTCCTGTCAACAATGGCGGCATGCTCTTCCGCTGGGTCAGGGATGAATTTGCCGCCTCCGAAGTAGAGACGGCCAAACGGCTTGGCATCGATCCTTACGATGTGCTCACCAGGATTGCCGAACATGTGCCGGCGGGAAGCGAAGGCCTGCTGTTCCATCCTTACCTGACCGGGGAGCGCGCTCCGCTGTGGAACTCCGATGCCAGAGGTTCCTTTTTCGGACTCACCATGAACCACCGCAAGGAGCATATGATCCGTTCCGTGCTGGAAGGCGTCATCTTCAATCTATACACCGTTATGCTGGCAGTAGAGGAGCAAATGGGGCGCCCGCAGCGGATTATGGCGACCGGCGGTTTTGCCCGTTCCGCCCTGTGGCGGCAGATGATGGCCGATATTTTCGACCAGGAGGTTGTGGTTCCGGAGAGCTTCGAAAGCTCCTGTCTGGGCGCAGCCGTCCTCGGTCTGTACGCGACCGGTCGAATCGACTCCCTGAGCGCCGTATTTAGCATGATTGGCACAACCCACCGTCATTTGCCGAACCAGACCGACGCAAGCGTATATAAGCAGTTGCTGCCCATTTTTATCTCGCTGTTCCGCAGCCTGGAAAGCAACTATGAGGCAATTGCCAAATTCCAACGCGAACAGGCCGGGGAATAA
- a CDS encoding acyltransferase — MEQKERIPQLDIFRAISILAVLAIHATSRTLAETLNTPLFHPFLFINKFSQFAVPSFVFLSGFVLFYNYIDRPLTGKTLGKFYSRRLIYIIVPYVVFSLLYFVLKLYAGNQWSMPPQEMAVKLAKYLLTGTAYTHLYYVIIIIQFYVLFPLLLWCLQKSRRLAAWAPLIGLALQWGFVVLNKYMVNHGYWQVSKGSLAITYFSYFLLGAAIAAFYSSLKPWLIPSREGLRSGKWLLWALLWVLWVAAGISNVELWNSNYTQKTVINSFWFEGAANAHALLSCLVVFQLSFLLYGTGLRLWSRLLISAGVCSFGIYLIHPAVLYLYRKIDFHGGYLAYALSIAGGWLAALIVSWIIVAIAFRYIKYAWFLFGSSPRRPVKQQQNLRQEYRAMD; from the coding sequence ATGGAACAAAAAGAACGCATTCCGCAGTTGGATATTTTTAGAGCGATCTCCATCCTTGCCGTACTGGCGATCCACGCGACTTCGCGGACGCTCGCGGAAACATTGAATACACCGCTGTTTCACCCGTTTTTGTTCATTAATAAATTCAGCCAGTTTGCCGTGCCTTCCTTTGTGTTTTTAAGCGGCTTTGTGCTGTTTTACAATTATATCGACCGGCCGCTGACCGGAAAGACACTGGGCAAATTCTACAGCAGAAGACTGATCTACATTATCGTGCCTTATGTCGTATTCTCGCTGCTTTATTTTGTGCTTAAGCTGTATGCGGGGAATCAGTGGAGCATGCCGCCTCAGGAAATGGCAGTCAAGCTGGCGAAATATTTGCTTACCGGAACGGCTTATACGCATTTGTACTACGTTATTATCATTATCCAGTTCTATGTGCTGTTTCCGCTGCTGTTGTGGTGCCTGCAAAAAAGCCGCCGTCTGGCGGCATGGGCGCCGCTTATCGGGCTAGCGCTTCAGTGGGGGTTCGTGGTGCTCAACAAGTATATGGTCAACCACGGCTACTGGCAGGTGTCCAAAGGCAGTCTGGCAATCACCTATTTCTCGTATTTTCTGCTCGGGGCGGCGATCGCGGCCTTCTATTCTTCGCTGAAGCCGTGGCTCATTCCGTCACGTGAAGGATTACGGTCTGGCAAGTGGCTGCTGTGGGCGCTGCTATGGGTACTTTGGGTCGCCGCAGGTATCTCTAACGTGGAGTTGTGGAACAGCAATTATACGCAAAAAACGGTTATCAACAGTTTTTGGTTCGAAGGAGCTGCGAATGCTCACGCGCTGCTGTCCTGTCTGGTCGTCTTTCAGCTCTCCTTTTTGTTGTATGGCACGGGCCTAAGACTCTGGTCCAGGTTGTTGATCTCAGCCGGCGTTTGCTCGTTCGGCATTTACTTGATTCATCCGGCTGTTCTTTATTTATACCGGAAGATCGACTTTCACGGCGGCTATCTTGCCTATGCGCTCTCGATTGCCGGCGGCTGGCTTGCCGCGCTGATTGTTTCCTGGATCATTGTGGCGATAGCTTTCCGGTACATCAAGTACGCCTGGTTTCTGTTCGGCTCGTCCCCGCGGCGTCCTGTGAAGCAGCAGCAGAATCTACGGCAGGAATATAGAGCAATGGACTGA